From Diospyros lotus cultivar Yz01 chromosome 4, ASM1463336v1, whole genome shotgun sequence, a single genomic window includes:
- the LOC127799810 gene encoding mini zinc finger protein 2-like encodes MRKRQVVLKREAAASRNSTNSSFTVRTVRYRECQKNHAAGIGGYAVDGCREFMASGEEGTGGELTCSACGCHRNFHRREVETETGEMQESLGIRSKCGWELARIKPAWSYDLSSSSRDMRVCFDELNSGSTGLYAIESAC; translated from the exons ATGAGAAAGCGTCAAGTGGTGCTGAAGAGAGAAGCAGCCGCCTCAAGAAACTCTACCAATTCATCTTTCACAGTCAGGACTGTGAGGTACCGGGAGTGCCAGAAGAACCACGCAGCCGGCATCGGAGGGTACGCCGTTGACGGATGCAGGGAGTTCATGGCAAGCGGAGAGGAAGGGACCGGCGGCGAACTCACGTGCTCCGCCTGCGGGTGCCACCGGAATTTCCACAGAAGGGAAGTGGAGACTGAG ACTGGTGAAATGCAAGAGTCGCTCGGAATTCGCTCGAAGTGTGGTTGGGAGCTCGCTCGTATAAAGCCCGCTTGGTCCTACGATCTGAGCTCGAGTTCCAGAGATATGCGAGTTTGCTTTGATGAACTCAATTCGGGATCTACTGGGCTTTATGCAATTGAATCGGCTTGCTAG
- the LOC127800762 gene encoding zinc-finger homeodomain protein 10-like, translating to MDVSTATPSAAAAVVRTPDPEDEAPTRAPPAKLLSPANGVLKRHHPLHHHHGPPPFPPVMVTYKECLKNHAAAMGGHAVDGCGEFMASPNASSTDPTSLKCAACGCHRNFHRRDPEDPPPPPSQPLIEFQPHHRHHPPPPRSPNSASPPPISSSYYPSAPHMLLALSTGLSGPHPETNPSPAMAAAGSNGRKRFRTKFTQDQKEKMQEFAERVGWKMQKKDEGLVADFCSEVGVDRAVFKVWMHNHKNTSAKRDFDAKNNTDSAFEIDSKNSLDYTPTDHNHHHHHHQQEEEDTNGGAGDDADVDGGDSLSPHAVAANGSSSSS from the coding sequence ATGGATGTGTCCACCGCCACCCCCTCCGCCGCCGCTGCTGTTGTCAGAACCCCCGATCCTGAAGACGAAGCTCCGACGAGGGCTCCCCCAGCCAAGCTGCTGTCCCCAGCCAACGGCGTGCTGAAGCGCCACCACCCCCTTCACCACCACCACGGGCCGCCGCCGTTTCCGCCGGTTATGGTGACCTACAAGGAATGCCTGAAGAACCACGCCGCCGCCATGGGGGGCCACGCCGTGGACGGCTGCGGCGAATTCATGGCCTCCCCCAACGCTAGCTCCACCGACCCCACCTCGCTCAAGTGTGCCGCTTGCGGCTGCCACCGCAATTTCCACCGCCGCGATCCTGAAGACCCGCCGCCTCCGCCGTCTCAGCCCCTTATCGAGTTCCAGCCCCACCACCGCCATCACCCGCCGCCACCGCGCAGCCCGAATTCGGCCTCCCCGCCGCCGATCTCCTCCTCGTACTACCCCTCGGCGCCGCACATGCTCCTCGCCCTGAGCACTGGACTGTCGGGACCCCACCCAGAGACCAACCCGAGCCCGGCGATGGCGGCGGCCGGTTCGAACGGGCGGAAGCGGTTCAGGACGAAGTTCACGCAGGATCAGAAGGAGAAAATGCAGGAATTCGCGGAGAGAGTCGGGTGGAAGATGCAGAAGAAGGACGAAGGTCTGGTGGCCGATTTCTGCAGCGAAGTTGGAGTGGACAGAGCCGTCTTCAAGGTTTGGATGCACAACCACAAGAACACGTCTGCTAAGCGAGATTTCGACGCCAAAAACAACACCGATTCTGCCTTCGAAATCGATAGCAAAAACAGCCTAGATTATACCCCCACCGAccacaaccaccaccaccaccaccaccagcaGGAGGAGGAGGACACCAACGGCGGCGCAGGCGACGACGCCGACGTCGACGGCGGCGACAGTCTTAGTCCACATGCTGTTGCGGCCAAcgggtcttcttcttcttcttaa